From a single Methanofollis sp. W23 genomic region:
- a CDS encoding NTP transferase domain-containing protein, with protein MLALILAGGQGSRLNMGEKPLVTICGRPMIEYVVDAFTLAGCESVVVASPKTPYTRNWCRAHGIPLYSAGAHGYVADIVEAVTELGEEGPVITSVSDIPCITAEHVTRVQEAYLGACTPALSTWVPAACCTGSARRTSYQEEVGGVGACPAGVNVLLGARIAEAQEEYRLLIDDPGLGLNVNTHADLTAAVHRLCPESRETSHRSNL; from the coding sequence ATGCTTGCCCTGATCCTGGCGGGAGGACAGGGGTCCAGGCTCAACATGGGAGAGAAACCGCTGGTGACCATCTGCGGGCGCCCGATGATCGAGTATGTCGTCGACGCTTTCACCCTGGCCGGGTGCGAGAGCGTGGTCGTCGCTTCCCCAAAGACCCCGTACACCAGGAACTGGTGCCGGGCCCATGGCATCCCCCTCTATTCGGCGGGCGCCCATGGTTATGTCGCAGACATCGTCGAGGCCGTCACCGAACTTGGCGAGGAGGGACCGGTCATCACCTCGGTCTCAGACATCCCCTGCATCACCGCAGAGCATGTGACCAGGGTCCAGGAAGCCTATCTCGGGGCCTGCACCCCGGCCCTCTCCACCTGGGTCCCGGCGGCATGCTGCACCGGGTCGGCGCGCCGGACATCGTACCAGGAAGAGGTCGGAGGGGTCGGCGCATGCCCGGCAGGGGTGAACGTCCTCCTCGGTGCGCGGATCGCCGAGGCGCAGGAAGAGTACCGCCTCCTCATCGACGACCCGGGCCTCGGCCTCAACGTCAACACGCACGCCGATCTCACCGCTGCGGTCCATCGCCTCTGTCCAGAATCCCGTGAGACAAGCCACCGCTCAAATCTCTGA
- a CDS encoding DUF373 family protein — protein MADGTTLILCVDRDDDLGFKANVKSPVVGREACLDAAEALGLADPEDSDVNAIFQAVKTYDTLTEKGEQVEVALLTGDHMQMLEGDRKIAAELREVVDSTGAESCILISDGAEDEYILPIVQSRMMVSGVQRVIVSQMPNLEGTYYIIKKLLDDPKVSRMVLIPLGLAMLIYATAYLIGRPEGATFIVVGALGLYLLFKGLGMDEFFSYSLSSLQTALHRGRITFVFYIAAILFVIVGIIIGLNSYLAYYIEEGFLLHFLTFAFGAIGWFTAAGLTASLGKIIDVYLHEIVDLGKVIVLPFFIGAIGIIVYGISIYMLSISRIEEFPFGEIVGIEYAVYSMIAGLFIAFVGVYVQSLVNRWIEKKGNGSGEPTFTS, from the coding sequence ATGGCTGACGGCACGACACTCATTCTCTGCGTCGATCGAGACGACGACCTTGGGTTCAAGGCCAATGTCAAGAGCCCGGTGGTCGGGAGGGAGGCATGCCTGGACGCTGCAGAGGCGCTGGGGCTTGCAGACCCTGAAGACTCCGACGTCAACGCCATTTTCCAGGCGGTCAAGACCTATGATACCCTCACCGAGAAAGGCGAGCAGGTCGAGGTTGCCCTCCTTACCGGCGACCACATGCAGATGCTCGAGGGCGACCGCAAGATCGCCGCCGAACTCAGGGAGGTCGTCGACTCGACAGGCGCCGAGTCCTGTATCCTCATCTCCGACGGGGCGGAAGACGAATACATTCTCCCTATCGTCCAGTCAAGGATGATGGTGAGCGGCGTGCAGCGGGTGATCGTTTCCCAGATGCCGAACCTCGAGGGGACCTATTATATCATCAAAAAACTCCTCGACGACCCCAAGGTCTCAAGGATGGTCCTCATCCCCCTTGGACTTGCGATGCTCATCTATGCGACGGCATACCTGATCGGCCGCCCTGAAGGAGCAACCTTCATCGTCGTCGGCGCGCTCGGGCTGTACCTGCTCTTCAAAGGACTTGGGATGGATGAGTTCTTCAGTTACAGCCTCTCTTCGCTCCAGACGGCATTGCACCGGGGACGCATCACATTCGTCTTTTATATCGCCGCGATCCTGTTCGTGATCGTCGGGATCATCATCGGCCTCAACAGTTACCTTGCCTACTATATCGAGGAAGGCTTCCTCCTCCATTTCCTGACATTTGCCTTCGGGGCAATCGGGTGGTTCACCGCCGCCGGTCTCACCGCCTCGCTGGGCAAGATCATCGATGTATACCTCCACGAGATCGTCGACCTTGGCAAAGTGATCGTCCTGCCCTTCTTCATCGGGGCAATCGGGATTATCGTCTACGGCATCAGCATCTACATGCTCTCGATCTCAAGGATCGAGGAGTTCCCATTCGGGGAGATCGTGGGGATCGAGTACGCAGTCTACTCGATGATTGCCGGACTCTTTATCGCCTTCGTCGGCGTGTATGTCCAGTCGCTGGTCAACCGCTGGATCGAAAAAAAAGGGAACGGGTCAGGGGAACCCACATTCACGTCCTGA
- the ftsZ gene encoding cell division protein FtsZ — translation MQTIINEALKNAEMEQKIYNEGIIGDEDDFLGQPRIVIVGCGGAGNNTINRLYHLEVEGAETIAVNTDKQHLDMIQADKRVLIGKSLTKGLGAGGFPDVGKRAAEMARPTLEKLLATADLCFITAGMGGGTGTGVAPVVAQIAKEQGAIVVGMVSYPFQVEKARLLRAEEGLQQLSNSADSVIVLDNNRLINYVPNLPLGQAFSVMDQLIAETVKGISETITQPSLINIDYADVRAIMSKGGVACMLVGESKQQNKAESVVHECLSHPLLDIDYRGATGSLIHITGGSDLTLQDAEEIASSLTYELDPHADVIWGARVNNDFEGKVRVMAIMTGVKSAQILGGTHAAVQASHTPAPRARHEAAPHRNYVQDKTSGHLIDFL, via the coding sequence ATGCAGACGATCATCAACGAGGCACTGAAAAATGCAGAGATGGAACAGAAGATCTATAATGAAGGAATAATCGGTGACGAGGACGATTTCCTCGGTCAGCCGCGGATCGTCATCGTCGGTTGTGGCGGCGCGGGCAACAACACGATCAACCGGCTTTATCACCTGGAGGTCGAGGGGGCGGAGACGATTGCCGTCAACACCGACAAGCAGCACCTGGACATGATCCAGGCAGACAAGCGAGTCCTTATCGGCAAGTCCCTTACCAAGGGACTTGGTGCAGGCGGGTTCCCTGACGTCGGGAAGCGGGCGGCAGAGATGGCGCGCCCGACCCTTGAAAAACTTCTTGCAACCGCAGACCTCTGCTTTATTACCGCAGGGATGGGCGGCGGCACCGGCACCGGGGTGGCCCCGGTCGTCGCGCAGATCGCAAAAGAGCAGGGTGCGATCGTCGTCGGGATGGTCAGTTACCCCTTCCAGGTCGAGAAGGCCAGACTGCTGCGTGCCGAGGAAGGGCTCCAGCAGCTCTCCAACAGCGCCGACTCGGTCATTGTCCTGGACAACAACCGGCTCATCAACTATGTTCCCAACCTGCCCCTGGGCCAGGCCTTCTCGGTGATGGACCAGCTCATCGCCGAGACCGTGAAGGGGATCTCAGAGACGATCACCCAGCCCTCTCTCATCAATATCGACTACGCCGACGTGCGGGCGATCATGAGCAAGGGCGGCGTCGCCTGCATGCTCGTCGGCGAGAGCAAGCAGCAGAACAAGGCTGAGAGCGTGGTCCACGAATGTCTCTCCCACCCGCTCCTCGACATCGATTACCGGGGCGCCACAGGGAGTCTCATCCACATCACCGGCGGCAGTGACCTCACGCTCCAGGACGCAGAAGAGATCGCAAGCTCTCTCACCTATGAACTCGACCCCCACGCCGACGTCATCTGGGGCGCACGAGTCAACAACGACTTTGAAGGGAAGGTCAGGGTCATGGCCATTATGACCGGAGTCAAGAGCGCCCAGATCCTTGGCGGCACCCATGCCGCAGTTCAGGCATCCCATACCCCGGCCCCGCGCGCAAGGCACGAGGCGGCTCCACACCGCAACTATGTCCAGGACAAGACGAGCGGGCATCTGATCGACTTCCTCTGA
- the albA gene encoding DNA-binding protein Alba produces the protein MLKDNTVFVGNKPVMNYVLAVVTQFNNGADEVAIKARGKAISRAVDTAEIAINRFLDGVAKKEIQTSTEMIDTDTGKTNVSSIEIILSQNP, from the coding sequence ATGTTGAAAGATAACACAGTATTCGTCGGAAACAAACCGGTGATGAACTACGTGCTTGCAGTTGTCACCCAGTTTAACAATGGCGCAGATGAAGTGGCCATAAAGGCAAGAGGCAAGGCAATCTCACGGGCTGTCGATACGGCCGAGATCGCGATCAACCGTTTTCTTGACGGGGTCGCCAAAAAGGAGATCCAGACCTCGACAGAGATGATCGATACTGACACAGGAAAGACGAACGTCTCAAGTATCGAGATTATTCTGTCCCAAAACCCCTAA
- a CDS encoding TIGR00300 family protein: protein MQASREIELEGHIIDSGVMTMVMDRVMDMGGDFETLVFDIGKKKTDTSYARLRVSASEEHQLDAILSELFRLGAHLPVSTDAVLIPAEGDRIVPKGFYSTTNHPTWIKLKGEWIPVEDLEMDCLLVVDPEEKRAFSAPLSKLKKGDCVVVGEEGVKVEFPHRPREGSTFEFMHGTVSSERPSETLIEKIAREISTIKAANGKIVLVGGPAIIHSGGGPALSGIIRNGYIDALFAGNALATHDIESNLFGTSLGMDIKTAKLVTGGHKHHIYAISEIMRAGSIKDAVEQGVVTGGVMYECVRHDVPFVLAGSIRDDGPLPDVITDVMEAQDRMREHLRGADMVLMVATLLHSVAVGNCLPSQVKTICVDINPASVTKLMDRGTSQAIGVVSDAGTFFPMLARKLDEISEKVSE, encoded by the coding sequence ATGCAAGCGTCCCGGGAGATAGAACTGGAAGGACATATCATCGATTCAGGCGTCATGACGATGGTCATGGACCGGGTCATGGATATGGGCGGGGATTTCGAGACCCTCGTCTTCGATATCGGGAAGAAAAAGACCGACACCAGTTATGCACGCCTCCGGGTGAGTGCCAGTGAAGAGCACCAGCTTGACGCGATCCTCAGCGAACTCTTCAGACTCGGGGCCCACCTCCCGGTCTCCACCGACGCCGTGCTCATCCCGGCAGAGGGCGACCGGATCGTCCCCAAGGGGTTCTACTCGACGACCAACCACCCGACCTGGATCAAGTTGAAGGGCGAGTGGATACCGGTCGAAGACCTGGAGATGGACTGTCTCCTGGTCGTCGACCCCGAAGAGAAGCGGGCCTTCAGCGCCCCTCTCTCCAAACTCAAGAAGGGTGACTGCGTCGTCGTCGGCGAGGAGGGGGTCAAGGTCGAGTTCCCCCACCGGCCGCGTGAAGGGAGCACCTTTGAGTTCATGCACGGCACAGTCTCCTCTGAGCGTCCCTCTGAGACGCTCATCGAGAAGATCGCCCGCGAGATCTCAACTATCAAGGCCGCAAACGGCAAGATCGTCCTGGTCGGCGGCCCTGCGATCATCCACTCTGGCGGCGGCCCCGCACTCTCCGGGATCATCCGCAATGGCTACATCGACGCCCTCTTCGCCGGCAACGCCCTGGCCACCCACGACATTGAGTCCAACCTCTTTGGGACCTCCCTTGGGATGGACATCAAGACGGCGAAACTCGTCACCGGCGGGCACAAACACCACATCTACGCCATCTCAGAGATCATGCGCGCCGGGTCGATCAAGGACGCCGTCGAGCAGGGTGTCGTCACCGGCGGTGTGATGTACGAGTGTGTCAGGCACGACGTCCCCTTCGTCCTCGCAGGATCGATCAGGGACGACGGTCCCCTCCCTGACGTCATCACCGACGTGATGGAGGCCCAGGACCGGATGCGCGAGCACCTCCGCGGGGCAGATATGGTGCTCATGGTCGCCACCCTCCTCCACTCGGTGGCGGTCGGCAACTGTCTCCCCTCGCAGGTGAAGACGATCTGCGTGGACATCAACCCGGCCTCGGTGACAAAACTGATGGACCGCGGCACCTCGCAGGCGATCGGTGTCGTCTCAGATGCAGGTACTTTCTTCCCGATGCTTGCCAGAAAACTGGACGAAATTTCAGAAAAAGTCAGCGAGTAA
- a CDS encoding flavodoxin domain-containing protein, producing the protein MPPRILIAYATKHETTREIAEFIAGTLEEEGVETEARPVDAVESLAGFDMVVIGSPIYMGKILKEAKTFVARFADDLQKRQVEAFAVGMSCKDLTEENRRKVQEAMAPITDRVQVRGELGMFAGRMNPSFVPVLGRFMKYDEAKTEDARDWEAVRGWARVLAERCAVAAV; encoded by the coding sequence ATGCCGCCACGTATTCTCATCGCCTATGCGACAAAACACGAGACCACGCGCGAGATCGCTGAGTTCATCGCCGGTACCCTTGAAGAAGAGGGCGTCGAGACCGAGGCAAGGCCCGTCGATGCGGTCGAGAGCCTTGCCGGTTTTGACATGGTCGTCATTGGGTCTCCCATCTATATGGGAAAGATCCTGAAAGAGGCAAAGACATTTGTAGCCCGTTTCGCCGACGACCTGCAAAAGAGGCAGGTCGAGGCCTTCGCCGTCGGGATGAGTTGCAAGGATCTGACCGAGGAGAACCGTCGGAAGGTGCAGGAGGCGATGGCGCCCATCACCGACCGCGTCCAGGTCAGGGGCGAGTTGGGCATGTTTGCCGGGAGGATGAACCCATCTTTCGTCCCGGTGCTCGGCCGTTTCATGAAATATGACGAGGCGAAGACCGAGGACGCCAGGGACTGGGAGGCGGTCCGTGGATGGGCCAGGGTGCTGGCCGAACGGTGTGCCGTGGCAGCAGTCTGA
- a CDS encoding phosphoserine phosphatase translates to MLDELIEKRKKALSESEQHKNRRNELNALASSHAKERNKLNGQTREFVEEAQKNKELRDQHNTEVKDLKGQRNKLNAEANEYFGEIDSFKKEHSSFKRNSSVKELQRQIESLEFRQQTEVFSTDKERELIDKIKQMKAAIKEQEDELEQNKDLKTKLQAARDLRKQASEIHAKVTEVAELAQNHHDQMVDFYRKADQSREHADAEHKAFVEAQEAADEEHQAFISCQKELRDYDKVISGLHNKKKKSKVTKERRQVRQEAERIFELFKGGEKLTTEDILLLQRSKLI, encoded by the coding sequence ATGTTGGACGAACTGATCGAAAAAAGAAAGAAAGCTCTTTCCGAGTCTGAACAGCACAAAAACCGGCGGAACGAACTGAACGCCCTCGCCAGTTCCCATGCTAAGGAACGGAATAAACTCAACGGCCAGACCCGCGAGTTCGTCGAAGAAGCCCAGAAGAACAAAGAACTCCGTGACCAGCATAACACCGAGGTCAAGGATCTGAAGGGCCAGAGGAACAAGCTCAACGCCGAGGCAAACGAATACTTCGGCGAGATTGATTCATTCAAGAAGGAGCACTCCTCATTCAAGCGCAACTCAAGCGTCAAGGAACTTCAGCGGCAGATCGAATCGCTGGAATTCAGGCAGCAGACCGAGGTCTTCTCCACCGACAAGGAACGGGAACTGATCGACAAGATCAAGCAGATGAAGGCCGCCATCAAGGAGCAGGAAGACGAACTTGAGCAGAACAAGGACCTCAAGACCAAACTCCAGGCCGCCCGCGACCTGCGCAAACAGGCTTCTGAGATCCACGCCAAGGTGACCGAGGTCGCCGAGCTCGCCCAGAACCACCACGACCAGATGGTCGACTTCTACCGGAAGGCCGACCAGTCTCGCGAGCACGCCGACGCCGAGCACAAGGCCTTTGTCGAGGCACAGGAAGCAGCCGACGAGGAACACCAGGCCTTCATCTCCTGTCAGAAGGAACTGCGTGACTATGACAAAGTCATCTCTGGCCTGCACAACAAGAAGAAGAAGTCCAAGGTCACCAAGGAACGCCGCCAGGTGCGCCAGGAGGCCGAGCGGATCTTCGAGCTCTTCAAGGGCGGCGAGAAGCTCACCACCGAGGACATCCTCCTCCTGCAGCGTTCCAAACTTATCTAA
- a CDS encoding histidinol-phosphate transaminase, which produces MTSQIPKKTKHGGTVRWHKKHSGMDLLDFSASINPFPPAVPLTPPDEDAITSYPDDQYEELKEAIALHFGRTPEEVTVGNGSVEVIYTFCAATLGPGRRAAILPPTFGEYEMGTRLAGATVTADPARAAVRFLCNPNNPDGALASRDEVLALLDDLPSGQRLFVDEAFIELADPAESVSDICHPALFVSRSLTKSFAIPGLRFGFGLGDPDLVAELEARRLPWTVNVWAEAFALRALRHFDDLAESRQMIRVERAWLTRALQGLGLVPLSSTANFLLVPLPCLASDLTAALLNHGVLVRDCTSFGLPRAIRVAVRRPDENRRLVEALAACLP; this is translated from the coding sequence ATGACCTCACAGATACCCAAAAAGACAAAACACGGCGGGACGGTGCGGTGGCACAAAAAGCATTCAGGGATGGATCTCCTTGATTTCAGTGCGAGTATCAACCCTTTCCCCCCGGCCGTCCCTCTCACCCCGCCTGACGAAGATGCGATCACTTCCTATCCTGACGATCAGTATGAGGAGTTGAAAGAAGCGATCGCCCTCCATTTCGGGAGAACGCCAGAGGAGGTCACCGTGGGCAACGGCTCAGTCGAGGTGATCTACACCTTCTGTGCCGCCACTCTTGGTCCTGGCAGGCGCGCCGCCATCCTCCCCCCGACCTTCGGGGAGTACGAGATGGGGACACGCCTTGCCGGGGCAACGGTCACCGCCGATCCTGCCAGAGCTGCGGTCCGATTTCTCTGCAACCCCAACAACCCTGACGGTGCGCTCGCCAGCCGCGACGAGGTGCTCGCCCTCCTCGACGACCTCCCCTCTGGCCAACGGCTCTTTGTCGACGAGGCCTTCATCGAACTTGCCGACCCGGCCGAGAGCGTCTCTGACATATGCCACCCGGCCCTCTTTGTCTCCAGGTCGCTTACCAAGTCCTTTGCGATTCCTGGCCTGCGGTTCGGCTTTGGTCTTGGCGATCCCGACCTCGTCGCTGAACTCGAGGCACGCCGCCTCCCCTGGACCGTCAATGTTTGGGCAGAGGCCTTTGCCCTTCGCGCCCTCCGGCACTTCGACGACCTTGCCGAGTCCAGGCAGATGATCCGCGTGGAACGGGCATGGCTCACCCGCGCCCTCCAGGGGCTCGGGCTTGTCCCTCTCTCCTCGACTGCCAACTTCCTCCTGGTCCCGCTCCCATGCCTGGCTTCAGACCTGACCGCCGCTCTCCTGAACCACGGGGTCTTGGTGCGTGACTGCACTTCCTTCGGGCTTCCCCGCGCGATCAGGGTGGCGGTCAGGCGGCCGGACGAGAACAGGAGACTTGTGGAGGCCCTCGCCGCATGCTTGCCCTGA
- a CDS encoding archaeosine biosynthesis radical SAM protein RaSEA, whose amino-acid sequence MVSMESIKPLAAWKGKDRYEGSVLDSLTVIFKSGGCSYRRCLMCGYRFEGYFGAPEEEILAQMRGQLAWVEEHFNLADVQMIKIFTSGSFLDPVEVPPAFREDVCRAFAGKVVVVETRPEYVDEEGTEAMVAALDTGAYETPLHIAVGLETTNDAIREKSIRKGFTFADYVAASKRAEAAGAGVKAYLLLKPMYLTEREAVEDMKRSIQEVTPYCGMISMNACTVQRGTELERAWKERTYRPPYLWSILEVLAGISGDVPVFCDPVGGGATRGPHNCGKCDRELVQGINDFALTGDVELARALLDEVECECKKEWEYVMAHERPWCMPLTR is encoded by the coding sequence ATGGTATCTATGGAGTCGATCAAACCCCTGGCGGCATGGAAGGGAAAGGACCGATATGAGGGCTCGGTTCTCGATTCGCTGACCGTCATCTTCAAGAGCGGCGGTTGCTCGTACCGTCGGTGTCTGATGTGCGGATACCGGTTCGAAGGCTACTTTGGGGCACCCGAGGAGGAGATCCTCGCGCAGATGCGCGGACAACTCGCCTGGGTCGAGGAGCACTTCAATCTTGCAGACGTGCAGATGATCAAGATCTTCACCTCAGGGAGTTTTCTCGACCCGGTCGAGGTGCCTCCTGCCTTCAGGGAAGACGTCTGCCGCGCCTTTGCCGGGAAAGTCGTCGTCGTCGAGACCAGGCCAGAGTATGTCGACGAGGAAGGCACCGAAGCGATGGTCGCCGCCCTCGACACCGGGGCCTATGAGACTCCCCTGCATATCGCTGTCGGACTGGAGACGACCAACGACGCGATCAGGGAGAAGTCGATCAGGAAAGGGTTCACCTTCGCCGATTACGTCGCCGCCTCAAAGCGCGCCGAGGCGGCAGGTGCCGGGGTGAAGGCCTACCTCCTCCTCAAACCGATGTATCTCACGGAGCGGGAGGCAGTCGAGGACATGAAGCGTTCGATCCAGGAGGTGACCCCATACTGCGGGATGATCTCGATGAACGCCTGCACGGTCCAGCGCGGCACCGAACTGGAGAGGGCCTGGAAGGAGCGTACCTACCGCCCGCCGTACCTCTGGTCCATCCTCGAGGTGCTCGCGGGGATCTCCGGCGATGTCCCGGTCTTCTGCGATCCTGTCGGCGGGGGGGCGACACGCGGGCCGCACAACTGCGGGAAATGTGACCGTGAACTTGTCCAGGGGATCAACGACTTCGCCCTCACCGGCGACGTGGAACTGGCCCGCGCCCTCCTCGACGAGGTGGAGTGCGAGTGCAAAAAAGAGTGGGAGTATGTTATGGCGCACGAGCGCCCATGGTGCATGCCCCTTACTCGCTGA
- a CDS encoding ATP-dependent DNA helicase RecQ: protein MHAVDALLKKYWGYTSFLPHQQEIIRSVLEGRDTVAIMATGGGKSLCYQLPALYLGGLTLVISPLISLMKDQVDDLNLRGIAAAAYTSALSYQERAEIRRQLSDNALRILFLSPEKSMQPDFLRVLSRLQVRLIAVDEAHCISEWGHDFRPEYRHLSRLKRRFPHVPLIALTATATPEVRADISRQLGLSNPCEFVGSFNRTNLRYCVVPKTKSVPLLLTILSQHRNEPGIVYCFSKKKTEDLSRELRKYGYQALAYHAGLSKKVREKVQEKFVHDRVPIICATVAFGMGIDKPDVRYVVHYDLPKTIESYYQETGRAGRDGKASECVLFYSPEEVDMLRSVIDHDASGAAHRRGALTKLDKMVGYCETTGCRRKYLLEYFGEEYVVENCSLCDNCLNPSPEDRELFLRLKALRKEMAVHAGIPASNIFTDKSLKEMARTRPRDPESLGQIYGVGPTKLGRFGPAFLAAIREFLQEKGS, encoded by the coding sequence ATGCACGCCGTCGATGCACTCCTGAAAAAATACTGGGGCTATACCTCGTTTTTACCTCACCAGCAGGAGATCATACGATCGGTCCTCGAAGGTCGGGACACCGTGGCGATCATGGCGACCGGCGGGGGAAAGTCGCTCTGCTACCAGTTGCCTGCCCTATACCTCGGTGGCCTCACCCTCGTCATCTCCCCGCTCATCTCGCTCATGAAAGACCAGGTCGACGACCTGAACCTGAGGGGGATCGCCGCAGCCGCCTACACAAGTGCACTCTCTTATCAGGAGAGGGCGGAGATCAGGAGACAGTTGAGTGACAACGCCCTCAGGATACTCTTTCTCTCCCCGGAAAAATCGATGCAGCCCGATTTCCTGCGGGTGCTCAGTCGTCTCCAGGTCCGTCTCATCGCGGTTGACGAGGCGCACTGCATCTCTGAATGGGGCCACGACTTCAGGCCAGAATACCGGCACCTCTCCAGACTGAAGAGACGTTTCCCCCATGTCCCCCTCATCGCCCTGACCGCCACTGCCACCCCTGAGGTGAGAGCGGACATCTCCAGGCAACTTGGTCTTTCAAATCCTTGCGAGTTCGTTGGAAGTTTCAACCGCACCAACCTCAGGTATTGCGTGGTCCCAAAAACGAAGTCGGTGCCCCTCCTCCTCACTATTCTCAGTCAGCACAGGAACGAGCCAGGGATCGTCTACTGTTTCAGCAAGAAGAAGACAGAAGACCTCTCCAGGGAACTCCGGAAATATGGGTATCAGGCGCTCGCCTACCATGCCGGCCTCTCGAAAAAAGTGAGGGAGAAGGTCCAGGAAAAGTTTGTCCACGACCGTGTGCCGATCATCTGTGCCACCGTCGCCTTCGGTATGGGCATCGACAAACCTGATGTCCGTTATGTCGTCCATTACGACCTTCCAAAGACCATTGAGTCATATTACCAGGAGACCGGCCGCGCCGGGCGGGATGGGAAGGCCAGCGAGTGCGTCCTCTTCTACAGTCCCGAGGAAGTCGACATGCTCCGCTCCGTAATCGACCACGACGCCTCAGGCGCGGCGCACCGGCGCGGCGCCCTCACAAAACTGGACAAGATGGTCGGGTACTGCGAGACGACCGGGTGCAGACGGAAATATCTCCTGGAATATTTTGGTGAGGAATATGTCGTGGAGAACTGCAGCCTCTGCGACAACTGCCTCAATCCCTCCCCTGAAGATCGGGAACTGTTCCTCAGGTTGAAGGCGCTGCGCAAGGAGATGGCGGTTCATGCTGGCATACCGGCCTCGAACATCTTCACTGATAAGAGCCTAAAAGAGATGGCCCGCACTCGCCCACGCGACCCTGAGAGTTTGGGACAGATCTATGGGGTCGGGCCGACCAAACTGGGGAGATTCGGTCCTGCCTTCCTCGCCGCCATCCGGGAATTTCTGCAGGAAAAGGGTTCTTGA
- a CDS encoding ribbon-helix-helix domain-containing protein, translating into MERITIRLPKQQVEMLQRLVDNGEFPTVSEAVRHAVRDLVEKRGDRAVRESDQVSVKV; encoded by the coding sequence ATGGAGCGGATCACGATCAGACTTCCAAAACAGCAGGTCGAAATGCTTCAGCGACTTGTCGATAATGGTGAGTTCCCTACGGTGTCAGAGGCGGTACGACACGCCGTACGGGATCTTGTCGAGAAGCGTGGTGACCGGGCGGTGCGGGAGAGCGACCAGGTGTCAGTGAAGGTTTAG